Genomic segment of Streptosporangium sp. NBC_01755:
TGGGCCTGGGCCCTGTCGAGGCCTCGAAGCAGGCCCTGGCCAGGGCGGGCATGTCCATCGGCGACGTGGATCTCGTCGAGATCAACGAGGCGTTCGCCGCCCAGGTCATCCCGTCGTACCAGGACCTCGGCATCGACCTCGACAGGCTCAACGTCAACGGCGGCGCCATCGCGGTGGGCCACCCCTTCGGGATGACCGGGGCCCGCATCACCTCCACCCTGATCAACAGCCTCGCCTTCCACGACAGGTCGATCGGGCTGGAGACCATGTGCGTCGGCGGCGGCCAGGGCATGGCCATGGTCCTGGAACGCTTCAGCTGAGGCCAGGGCCGGCCGGTGTTCCGGTCAGCCGTGGACATCGGGGCCGGCACGGGTGATCGTGATCTTCACGATCACCCGCCGGTCCCGCTCCATGACGGCCCGGTAGTCGTCCCAGTCGGGGTGCTCACCGGAGATGTCGCGGTAGTAGGAGACCAGGGTCTCCATCGCCTCGGGCAGCGGGACGATCTCCGCGGTGCCGTCGATCTGGATCCACTCGCCAAAGAAGGCGTCGGTGGTCACGCAGAGCGAGAGTCGCGGGTCCCTGCGCAGGTTGCGGACCTTGGCCGCGGTCTCCCGGGTACTGACGATCGGATTCCCTTCCGCGTCGAGCCCCACGACGACCGGAGAGAGCTGCGGGCGTCCGTCGGCATGCGAGGTCAGCATGATCGCGCGGTGGTTGGCGCGGATGAACCCGCGCGCCTTCTCATGATCCATGCCCTCATCATGGCGCACACGGCGAAGCCCGCACCACCAAGGTGGCGCGGGCTTGGCAGAGACGGTCGACTTAAAGGTGGCGGGTACGGCGGTGCCGCTCGTGCTCGTGCACTATGGCGGCGGCATAGCCGTGGGACAGCCCGTGCTCATTGGCGAGCCAGGTGGCGCGCTCATCACAGCGAAGGAACGACGGGCCGTTGTCGATTGCTCGGAACCACTCGGGGAGTGCGCGTCCCGTGATATCCGGAACCCTTGCGATCAGCTTGCTCTGCGTCTCCATTGAGTGGTTCAACGACATGGGCACCTCCACGGATAGGCTCCTTTGCTCGACAGTGCATCACGAAAGCGCAGATAGCAAGCCCCGCGATGCTCTCTCCCGTCGCGGTTCGTCTATCCCCCGTTGCCTTCCGTTCACTCGCGTACCCGATCAGAAAAACAGGAGGCCCCGCCGGATCGGGTCCGGCGGGGCCTCCTGACCTGGTTGTCAGTCGCTACTCGAGAAGTAGCTCAGCAGGCGCAGGATCTCCAGGTAGATCCAGACCAGGGTGACGGTCAGGCCGAAGGCCATCAGCCACGAGTACTTCTCCGGGGCGCCCGCCCGCACCCCGCGCTCGACCTCGTCGAAGTCCAGCAGCAGGAAGAAGCAGCCGATGAGGATCGCGGCGATGCTGAACACGTAGGCCAGCGGGCCACCGGAGCGGATGCCGATGCCGTCCTCGATGAAGAAGCCGGCGAGCAGGTTGACGAGCATGAGACCCATCAGGCCCAGCCCCGCGGCCACCACGAACTTGGTGAACTTCGGCGTCACCCGGATGATGCGCAACGCGTAGACCGTCAGCATGGCACCGAACGCCAGAGCCGTGCCGAGCACCGCCTGGAAGACGATGCCGCTGTACAGGTTGTTGTAAACGTGACTGATCACGCCGATCGCGACGCCGTACGACACCGAGTAGCCGAGGATCAACGCGGGGTTGGTGCTCTGCTTGAACGAGATGATCAGGGCCAGCACCAGACCGACGACGACGCCGACGATCGCCGCGACCATGCCTAGGTTGAGCACCCAGGCGACCGCCGCCGAGACAACGAGCGTGCCGAGCGTGATGAAGCCACGCACGACCACGTCGTCGATCGTCATCGTCCGCTGTGCGGGCGGCGCGTATGACGGCGTGTTGTACATTCCCTGAAGCTGATCAGGGGTGGGGGTCGGCACGCCCCAGCCCTGCTGAGGCCCCTTGGCCTGCCGACTGAATACGGGGTTCTTGCTCTCCATCGCTGCCTCCACGCTGCGACCTACGCGATCAGCGTATTAGATCGGTTGTCACACGGCCGTATCGTGCTGATATCCATGTTGTTCAAGTGACCGTACGGCTACCGCCGATGGTGTCAACGAACGGTTGGCACGTCTGGTTCCCGGACCTCACATCTCCTTCGCCGATCTCTCATCGAACAGGCGCTGCGACGCCTCGACCTCGTCGAGGTTGCGGCGCGCCCACTCGCAGAGACCGGTCACGGTGACCGAGAGGTCGCGGCCGATCCGGGTGAGCACGTATTCCACCTTGGGCGGCGAGGTCGGATAGACGTTGCGCTCGACGATGCCGTCGCGCTCCAGCGCACGCAGCGTCCGGGTCAGCATGCGCTGGTTGATCCCCTCGATCCGCACCTTGAGCCGGGAGAACCGCTGGGCCTCGTGCCCCAGGGCCGCGATCACCAGCAGGGACCACTTGTCCCCGATGTGATCGATCACCTGCCGGGCGATCCCATTGGCCCGAAGCATCGACTCCAGGTTCGCCTCGTTCCCCATGGTTACCATTTTATACCAGGGTCACATCGAATCCCAAGTAGTAAGAAAAATCGGCCCATGGCCACATTTGCACTGGTCACAGGCCGACTGTCGAATGGGAAATGCGGTACCCCCGGAGGGACTCGAACCCTCACTCGAACCCTTTTAAGGGGTTTGCCTCTGCCATTGGGCTACGGGGGCGCCTAATCATACGTAACAGACCACTCATGCGTAACTGCTCAAGCCAACCGTCGCATGACTCACCGCTCCAAATCTACGGACCCGCGCTGGATTCGGGAACCCGGTCAAGGAATAGCACACCGCCGGGAACGAGCAATCCGGGGGCGGACGCGAGTGTCCACCCCCGGAAGGGTTCAGGTCCTCGCCGCGGCGCGGAACTCCGTGCGTGGCTCCTCGATCTCTCCGAGGGAGACGGTTTCACGCTTGAAGAAGAGCGCCAGAGTCCAGTCGGCCGTAACGCGGACCTTGCGATTGAAAGTGGGCACCCGCGACAAATGGTAGGTACGGTGCATGAACCATGCGGCAAACCCGCGAAGCTTGATCCCATAGACATTGGCCACCCCCTTGTACAGCCCCAGCCCGGCTACGGAGCCGACATACCTGTGCCGGTAGTCGAGCTGCTCCTGCCCGTGGAGCCTGCGGGTGATGTTGTCCGCGAGGACCTTGGCCTGCCGTACGGCGTGCTGGGCGTTGGGCGCGCAGTACTGGCCCGGGTTGGTCACGTCGGGCACACCCGCCACGTCTCCGGCCGAGTAGGCGTCCTCGACGCCGACCACGGTCAGCCGGCTGCTCGTCTTGATCCGGCCACGCTCGTCGAGGGGCAGGTCTCCGGCGTTGACGACCGGGCTGGGCTTCACCCCGGCGGTCCACACGATGGTGGCGGACTCGAACTCGTCGCCGTCGGAGAGCTTGACCAGGCCGCCCTCGCAGGAGTCGAGGCGGGTGTTCATCTTGACCTCGATGCCGCGCTCACGCAACTGCTCGGCGGTCCACCTGCCCATCTCGGGGCCGACCTCGGGGAGGATGCGGTCGGTGGCCTCCACGAGGACCCAGCGCATGTCCTCGCGGGAGATGGTGCGGTAGTAGCGGGTGGCGTCGACCGCCATGTCCTCCAGCTCGGCGAGCGCCTCGACACCCGCGAAGCCACCGCCGACCACGACGAACGTCAGGGCCCGCCTGCGCAGGGCCTCGTCGTCGTCGCTCTCGGCCCGGTCGAGGAGCTCAAGCACCCGGTTGCGCAGCGCGATCGCCTCACCGACGGTCTTGAAACCGATCGCGGCGTCGGCCAGGCCGGGAATGGGGAGCGTACGGGAGACCGAGCCGGCGGCCATGACCACGATGTCGTAGCCGATCTCGTGCGACGTGCCGACGTTGGGCGCGAAGGTGACGCTCTTGGCAGCGTGGTTGACCTTGGTCACCTTGCCGTTGAGGATCATCGCCTTCGAGAGCACACGCCTGAGCGGGACGACCACGTGCCGGGGCGAGAGGTTTCCCGCGGCCGCCTCGGGCAGGAAGGGCTGGTAGGTCATGTGGGACTCGGGGGTGAGGACAGTGATTCGCACGCTTCCGTCGCGCAGTTCCTTACGGAGCGTGTGCTGCAGGCGCAGCACGGTATAAAGGCCGACATAGCCTCCACCGACGACCACGATGTGCTTGGAGTTGCGGTCCACTTCGACGCCATCCTTAAGTTTCGAGGCTTGTGAAACCTTTCACAAGAATACGTGCGTACTCCCGGTCGCGCCAGCCGCGATCCCGGCAATCTATACGGAATTTCCGATAACGACTAGAAACCTGCCCCCTTCTCGCGAAAATTTTCATTGATCTTCTGTTTGTGATTGAGTTCACAAGTTGCGGAGCGCGTTCACCCTGGCGAAGAGCTCGTCGAGCATCGGCGCGGTCACGCGGCCGGTGAAGGTGTTCTGCTGGCTGGGGTGGTAGCAACCGAGAAGACGTGCGGGCCTTCCCCCGGGGGAGGTGATCTCCACTTCGGCGCCGTGCCCGAAGGACGGCCTCGGCCGGGGCAAGGCGTATCCGGCGTCCTTCAGCGCGGGCCAGATCGCCTGCCAGGCGAATCCTCCCAGCGCGACGACCACCCGTACGTCCGCCGAGAGCAGGGCGACCTCCCGGGCCAGCCAGGGGAAACAGGCGGCCCGCTCGGCGGGCGTGGGCCTGTTCGCGGGCGGAGCGCACCGGACCGCCGCCACCATTCGCGTGCCGACGAGCCTCTGCCCGTCGCCCGCGTGGAGGCTGGTCTCCTGTACGGCCAGACCAGTCCGGTACAGCGAGGCGAACAGCCAGTCACCACTGCGGTCGCCGGTGAAGATCCTCCCGGTCCTGTTGCCGCCGTGCGCCGCCGGGGCCAGCCCGACAATGAGGACCTCGGGCCGCTCGTCGCCCCATCCGGCGATGGGCCGGCCCCAGTAGGTCTCCTCGGCGAAT
This window contains:
- a CDS encoding PPOX class F420-dependent oxidoreductase; translation: MDHEKARGFIRANHRAIMLTSHADGRPQLSPVVVGLDAEGNPIVSTRETAAKVRNLRRDPRLSLCVTTDAFFGEWIQIDGTAEIVPLPEAMETLVSYYRDISGEHPDWDDYRAVMERDRRVIVKITITRAGPDVHG
- a CDS encoding DUF4287 domain-containing protein, which gives rise to MSLNHSMETQSKLIARVPDITGRALPEWFRAIDNGPSFLRCDERATWLANEHGLSHGYAAAIVHEHERHRRTRHL
- a CDS encoding Bax inhibitor-1/YccA family protein is translated as MESKNPVFSRQAKGPQQGWGVPTPTPDQLQGMYNTPSYAPPAQRTMTIDDVVVRGFITLGTLVVSAAVAWVLNLGMVAAIVGVVVGLVLALIISFKQSTNPALILGYSVSYGVAIGVISHVYNNLYSGIVFQAVLGTALAFGAMLTVYALRIIRVTPKFTKFVVAAGLGLMGLMLVNLLAGFFIEDGIGIRSGGPLAYVFSIAAILIGCFFLLLDFDEVERGVRAGAPEKYSWLMAFGLTVTLVWIYLEILRLLSYFSSSD
- a CDS encoding winged helix-turn-helix transcriptional regulator, with the translated sequence MGNEANLESMLRANGIARQVIDHIGDKWSLLVIAALGHEAQRFSRLKVRIEGINQRMLTRTLRALERDGIVERNVYPTSPPKVEYVLTRIGRDLSVTVTGLCEWARRNLDEVEASQRLFDERSAKEM
- a CDS encoding NAD(P)/FAD-dependent oxidoreductase → MDRNSKHIVVVGGGYVGLYTVLRLQHTLRKELRDGSVRITVLTPESHMTYQPFLPEAAAGNLSPRHVVVPLRRVLSKAMILNGKVTKVNHAAKSVTFAPNVGTSHEIGYDIVVMAAGSVSRTLPIPGLADAAIGFKTVGEAIALRNRVLELLDRAESDDDEALRRRALTFVVVGGGFAGVEALAELEDMAVDATRYYRTISREDMRWVLVEATDRILPEVGPEMGRWTAEQLRERGIEVKMNTRLDSCEGGLVKLSDGDEFESATIVWTAGVKPSPVVNAGDLPLDERGRIKTSSRLTVVGVEDAYSAGDVAGVPDVTNPGQYCAPNAQHAVRQAKVLADNITRRLHGQEQLDYRHRYVGSVAGLGLYKGVANVYGIKLRGFAAWFMHRTYHLSRVPTFNRKVRVTADWTLALFFKRETVSLGEIEEPRTEFRAAART
- a CDS encoding uracil-DNA glycosylase, whose product is MTYVPPGSGWPDDPARPDTPVAHDPAEVRRLAEGSGTLAELTAAESVCRACPRLVEWREEVARVKRRAFAEETYWGRPIAGWGDERPEVLIVGLAPAAHGGNRTGRIFTGDRSGDWLFASLYRTGLAVQETSLHAGDGQRLVGTRMVAAVRCAPPANRPTPAERAACFPWLAREVALLSADVRVVVALGGFAWQAIWPALKDAGYALPRPRPSFGHGAEVEITSPGGRPARLLGCYHPSQQNTFTGRVTAPMLDELFARVNALRNL